One part of the Sesamum indicum cultivar Zhongzhi No. 13 linkage group LG14, S_indicum_v1.0, whole genome shotgun sequence genome encodes these proteins:
- the LOC105176738 gene encoding calcium/calmodulin-regulated receptor-like kinase 1: protein MREESTGLIIGLSVGVVIGVALAIAAFFCFRYHRKHSQIGNSSSRRTAAIPIRANGADSCTILSDSSVGTESPRSTIQIGLPLWLGGLKKASLVSASGILEYSYKDLQKATCNFTTLIGQGAYGPVFKAQMSSGETVAVKVLATDSKQGEKEFQTEVMLLGRLHHRNLVNLVGYCAEKNQHMLIYVYMSRGSLASHLYNENLDPLNWKLRVQIALDVARGLEYLHDGAVPSVIHRDIKSSNILLDHSMRARVADFGLSREEMVTKQVSNVRGTFGYLDPEYVSTRSFTKKSDVYSYGVLLFELIAGRNPLQGLMEYVELAAMNTEAKVGWEEIVDPRLDGKYDVEELDEVATLAHKCVNRVARRRPSMRDIVQVLSRILKSRHIRYHPSSSSTPRAGEVIVNMDQLTRPSPIPEHRRVESVDSTADSIDV from the exons ATGAGAGAGGAGTCAACAGGCTTGATAATTGGGTTATCAGTTGGAGTGGTGATCGGTGTGGCTTTGGCTATAGCTGCATTTTTTTGCTTTAGGTACCATAGGAAGCATTCCCAGATAGGAAATAGCAGTTCTAGAAGGACTGCCGCCATCCCTATTCGTGCAAATGGGGCTGATTCTTGTACGATATTGTCGGACTCATCGGTTGGGACTGAATCACCCAGGTCAACAATACAAATTGGTTTGCCGTTGTGGCTAGGGGGACTGAAGAAGGCCAGTTTGGTTTCTGCATCAGGGATATTGGAGTACTCTTACAA GGACCTGCAGAAAGCGACCTGTAATTTTACCACATTGATTGGTCAAGGGGCATATGGTCCTGTTTTCAAAGCTCAGATGTCGAGTGGTGAAACTGTTGCTGTTAAAGTGCTTGCAACTGATTCAAAGCAGGGGGAGAAAGAGTTCCAAACAGAG GTTATGTTATTAGGAAGGTTACATCACAGGAACCTTGTGAATTTGGTTGGATACTGTGCAGAGAAGAACCAGCATATGCTTATATACGTCTACATGAGCAGAGGGAGTTTGGCTTCTCATCTTTACA atgaaaatctTGATCCATTGAATTGGAAGTTACGGGTTCAAATAGCTCTTGATGTGGCTAGGGGCTTGGAATATCTTCATGATGGA GCTGTTCCCTCGGTGATTCATCGTGACATTAAATCATCCAATATTTTGTTGGACCATTCCATGAGAGCCAGG GTAGCTGACTTTGGGCTATCAAGGGAAGAGATGGTTACCAAACAAGTGTCCAATGTTCGAGGGACTTTTGGATATCTTGATCCTGAATATGTATCGACACGGTCATTCACAAAGAAAAGTGATGTTTACAGCTACGGGGTGCTTCTGTTTGAACTCATTGCAGGAAGAAATCCTCTCCAGGGTCTCATGGAGTACGTTGAGCTA GCGGCCATGAATACTGAAGCAAAAGTCGGATGGGAAGAAATAGTCGATCCTCGTCTTGATGGGAAATACGACGTTGAAGAACTTGATGAGGTGGCCACTCTTGCACACAAATGTGTCAATCGTGTTGCTAGAAGAAGGCCATCGATGAGGGACATTGTCCAGGTGCTCTCAAGAATTCTTAAATCCAGACACATTCGGTACCATCCGAGTAGTTCCTCGACTCCCAGAGCAGGCGAGGTAATCGTCAACATGGACCAACTAACACGTCCGAGCCCAATTCCTGAACACCGAAGAGTAGAATCTGTGGACAGCACAGCCGACTCTATTGATGTTTAA